ACGTACTGCGCCAGGTCGTCCAGGCCGGTGCGGATCTGCGTATCCAGGGGGGCGCTGCGTGCCCGCACGTCCGCGCTCAGGCCGCGGTACATCGCCTGCCACGACGCGATGTTGCCGGTCAGGTCGGCCATGCGCGAGATCACCACGAAGTCCTTGCGGGTGCTGCGCTGCCCCAGCACGAAGGGGCTGGACTTCCAGTCCTCAAAGAACACCGGGCCGACCGTGGGCACGTTGCCCACCAGCGCGCCGAAGACGTCCTCGCGGCTGGGCGTCCACGCCCGCGCGGCCTGCTGGAGCTTCCGGCCCTGCGCGTGCAGTTCGGCGGCGGCAGCCTTCAGGACGTTGGCGTCGGGCATCGCCTCGCCGAAGTCCACACGGCCGTTGCCGTTCAGGTCGGCCGGCACGCCGCTGGAGTAGGCCTTCACGGTGTTCCACAGTGTTCCCTCGGTCACGCCGAAGAGGTTGCCGGGCCTGGGCAGCACCTTGCCGCTGGGCAGCGTCAGGTCGAAGGGCACAACGTCCTCGCCGCCCTCAGCGCCGCTGGTCCCGGCGTCCAGGATCACGTCGAAGGTGCTCAGCACCCCGACGCCGGCCACGATGCCCTCGATGTCCTCGTAGGCCGGGCTGGCCTTTTCCCAGCCGGCGCGGGCGGCCTGCACCGCCGCGCGGGCCTGCGCGTCGCGCGCCAGGGCGCGGTAGTCGAACTTGGCCTGGCGCGCGAGGTCGTAGTAGCGGTCGGCGGCGGTCGTCAGGGCCTGCGTGCCGCTGAGCTGGGTGGTGAGCTTGGCGTCCAGGTACGCCCTCACGCCGCTGAGGTCGGCGGCGCCGGCGGCAGAGCAGGTCATCAGGACAGCCGAGCAGAGCAGAGCGGATCGCATACCCCGATCCTGGACTAATCCGAGCTGTTAAGTCAAGATTCGGGCTCCGGGTTGTCCACCTTGCCGGGGGCCGTTCCCAACGACGGCGCCCCCGCCACATCGGACGGGGGCACCACGGGACCGGTGGTCTGGGGTGTGGTTCAGTCGTCGCTGCCAACCGGCTGCGGCTGGGCCGACAGGCGGCCGCCCGCGGCGTAGGTGTGCGTTTCAGACAGGATAGTCCTGATGCTGGGGGCAGGATCGGCCTTCATCTGCTCGATCTGCTCGCGCACACCGCGGCCCAGCGCCGGGTCGATCTTGTCGAGGTGACCCAGGTAGCGCTCCTGCACGAACGCCGGGGTGCCGCCCAGGTTGCGGGCGAAGTTGCCGTGCGTGCGCGCCTGCTCGTCCGGGCTCATCAGGCGGTACAGCGCGCCGGGCTGCGCGTAGTAGTCCTCATCGGTCTGCGGCCAGCCGTAGCGGTCGGCGTTGCCGTCGATCCGGATGGGCGGCTCCTGCACGGCGTCGCCGGACGCGACCGGCCCGCCGAAGGAGTTGGGCTCGTACACCGGGGCGTCACCATAATTGCCGTCGAAGCGCGTCTGGCCGTCGCGGTTGTAGGTGTTGACGGGCGACGCGGCGCGGTTCACCGGCAGGGCGGCGTAGT
This region of Deinococcus metalli genomic DNA includes:
- a CDS encoding imelysin family protein — its product is MTCSAAGAADLSGVRAYLDAKLTTQLSGTQALTTAADRYYDLARQAKFDYRALARDAQARAAVQAARAGWEKASPAYEDIEGIVAGVGVLSTFDVILDAGTSGAEGGEDVVPFDLTLPSGKVLPRPGNLFGVTEGTLWNTVKAYSSGVPADLNGNGRVDFGEAMPDANVLKAAAAELHAQGRKLQQAARAWTPSREDVFGALVGNVPTVGPVFFEDWKSSPFVLGQRSTRKDFVVISRMADLTGNIASWQAMYRGLSADVRARSAPLDTQIRTGLDDLAQYVDRLVARERTRRYTPEQAEALQREAQNRATVITGRLTQAAALLGVRID